ATAATTtcgttaaaagaaaataataattctctCGTGGGTACATCCTTACTTGCATATTGGTAATGTATTACTTTTactagaaaatttaaaaataaacttgatCGAATTTAAATTCTGATGCTGGTTTCTAATATGATATCAAATTATCACTAAATAAgtcatcaattatttttattaacattgAGAGAGCAATTGATGAGGCACTTTTCTAGTGATTTCTTTTGGGGGCACAAATGTTTGATGAAAGAAGCCTTAATTTCAAACAAATATAACTCACAACAAGCTTCTGTTCATTACAAATCACAGAATTAGATGCCGCCTCATCCAATTACAATTGTACTTTCAATAACCATTCTCATAAGgggaaaaatagaaagagaagTAGAGATATTTAAATGAAGATTTTAGTGTATGTGCTTCATTTCACTTGCCAAGTTACTACAATGCTTCTTTCAAGTAAATAAAGCAGGAGACTGTTGGATGATTtctcaacaacaacaacaacaacaacattGACAGAAAAAGAGTGGTACCATCAAAAACCAAATCCTAGCAGCAAAGGCTGCTTAACAACAGTCAAACAAATACCAAAAGTAGAGCCGAAAAGCTCCattttaataaacaaataagtTCTGTATAGAATAAGTTTAGAATCCgttaaacatatataaatatatataatataatataagaatataggAAAAAGAATGTTGAAGTCAACCAGACAGTTCCCTTCTCACAAGTCGTAGTACGGGATTGAATTGACAGGAATCTCTGATTCTTCTTCATCCTCAATTTGCTCATCATTCGCCATGTTTGGCTTTGATTCTATAGCATAATAAAAAAGGGTAATCATTAgtgttataaaaatacaatctTGATATATTCCATATAATAATTCTTATAGTAATCCGGCTATAAATAGTTTACTATCAAGTTTAAAGGCAAAAGAGATTGTTTCTTGATGAGGAGAAATAAGCACAATCCAAATGACACAAACCTTGTAGATAACCGAGTTATCGATGCTGAGAATtgggagaagaagaagaaggccTATCTGAAACAACACTGTGTTCTTCTTCTCCATGAATTCGTGCTGGAATGTTGAAACCTGCCAATCCTTCAGGTGCAAACCTGCTACCAAAAATGAAAGATTGATGAATTTCCTGTGGTCTATGGTGGTTTGATGATGCCATATTGAGATCATTCCAAGCGCGAATTGATTGCGCAAAACTGGACTGAAGGGTTCCCCTCTGAGAAAATGCTGAGTCTTGGCCTAGCAGTGCTTGTTGTGTGGTCATTGGTGGCTGGTTAAATGAAAACCCCCCACCGCCTCTATTGTCAGTACTGGTACTGCTATTGCTCCAACCCACCATCCTTTGGAAGTTGGCTTCATAAGGTGAGCTTGCGAAAAGGTTCTGATTATTCGAAGCTGTGTGCCTTGTGTCTGCCTGTGCTGATTGCCCATGAATTAGACCTTGGTCTTGAAAAGAGTGAAGTGAAAGACCAAGATCTTCAGTATGGTTTGTGGTTCTTGAGATTATATCAGATGGATAACTCTGAAAGTTCATAGTTGAGTTTGTTGAGCTTGTTGGAAACAAAGATTTCATTGTATCAGGGATAGCATCAGGATCTATAGTTGGCGTCATAAAAGATGAATCATTACTTGGATTGCTTTCACCCAATTGTCTATGAAGCTGAAAGCTGTAGCCAGATGATTCTGATTGTTCACCGATAGCCATTTCGCTGGTCCCACCAGCATTATGGTCTGCCTCCATTGCTACATTAGTATCATTAGCAGTCGGATGCCAAGGTGGAAGCTCagcaagcttgtcaattgcagaCTTCGCTTTCTTGATAAGCCAATCAACTGCTTTACTGGGTCTATCATAGCCAAGCCTGTCTTGAACATCATAGAATTGTATTGCAGTATGAGCGGACAACCGAACCCGGCGGTCTCTAGGACCTTTAGCAGTATAAACTTTGCTGTGTCGATCTTTTCGCCCGGTAGACCGAACAATGTGACCACCTTGAACCTGAACAATTTCTCCTCCACTGCCTTTCATGCCTCTTCTTTGTCTAGATTTTGCATATTCTTCGGTTTCTGAAGATTGTCTGATGGGAGCTACTTCTCCATATTGTTGGTTGTTTTTGAGAAGTGGAGGATGTTGTTGGTGAAGGGCTTGCTGTTGTTCTTGTATGTCAAGATTTTGTTCTTGATTTTCTAACGGTGTTAAACGAACATTTTGGTAGATAGGATTCTGATGTGGATATTGCTGATTGCTTTGGAAATTATCCAGATTCCTAATCTTTCAGAAATTTTTGTTCTTAGAATTCTTGATACTTCCGGAAGGATTTATAACTCAAAGCTTCTTGCTTTGCTTTGGTTTGCTTTTCCTTTTGCTCTGAtcctgctgctgctgctgtttgTAGCTGTTGTTTGCTTGATGCTTTTAATCTGCTACAGTCCTAAACCTTATAACTGATACTTTCTGTAACTGCTGATCCCAATAACACCTGCCATTACCTTCCC
The sequence above is drawn from the Ricinus communis isolate WT05 ecotype wild-type chromosome 7, ASM1957865v1, whole genome shotgun sequence genome and encodes:
- the LOC8264224 gene encoding transcription factor TCP4, whose translation is MKGSGGEIVQVQGGHIVRSTGRKDRHSKVYTAKGPRDRRVRLSAHTAIQFYDVQDRLGYDRPSKAVDWLIKKAKSAIDKLAELPPWHPTANDTNVAMEADHNAGGTSEMAIGEQSESSGYSFQLHRQLGESNPSNDSSFMTPTIDPDAIPDTMKSLFPTSSTNSTMNFQSYPSDIISRTTNHTEDLGLSLHSFQDQGLIHGQSAQADTRHTASNNQNLFASSPYEANFQRMVGWSNSSTSTDNRGGGGFSFNQPPMTTQQALLGQDSAFSQRGTLQSSFAQSIRAWNDLNMASSNHHRPQEIHQSFIFGSRFAPEGLAGFNIPARIHGEEEHSVVSDRPSSSSPNSQHR